One window of Chryseobacterium sp. JJR-5R genomic DNA carries:
- a CDS encoding TonB-dependent receptor: protein MKKSIITLGILIGTSGFVLSQEKQTAGTARNQDTLRNSNNKTQDIEEVVVIAYGTQKKGEVTGAVGRVSAGSFKDRPIARVDQALTGQIAGVKTRTTSGKPGEPLEIRVRGSASISASNSPLYVVDGMVADDMSNVSPDDVQSIEVLKDAASTAMYGSRGSNGIVIVTTKRGVSGKPSFSFSQYYGVQTIEKKLDIMNSSEWIDYATESINKRWVALAPGNSASDSYAVRANYFNLANTTNYNLANVNFMVDPRWGTDQVAYIDWQDAFYRPAAIQNYQLSVRGGSKDVKYAISAAYFDQEGLAVNTGFSRVNLSAVVDVNISDKWKAGITLRPSYSRSYGAAVDGKDNEAHKMLSMVPVAELSAGVYTNFWKNDRYRWASSSQSPVGVLENTTNNTNEFRLLSSLYMSYDITPNLNFKISGGATNNFNLNNSYTPTFNLITNIPGQVSIASRRTVNYNRYLGEALLNYKKTFGNHSVAALAGYSAENYRTTGQYNRNKGFPNDDLKTFNFTQSASVLNSEYTASERMLISLFGRVNYDYKKKYLLFASIRRDGSSRFGWNNLYGTFAAFGSAWKMDEEEFLKDKTWLSNLKLRYSWGENGNDNIGDYRAFGTLAGGNYSFGGGLSNGLIPTTIPNPDLTWEKTQSSDFGFELGLFNRIDFTADYYIKKTNDLLLQQPIPYATGYNIMWKNVGSVQNRGLELDLSTKNLTGAFKWNTSANIAFNNNKVLQLGSDNAPIYTGFSSSTNIIKVGEELNSFYLYEAIGVLSTADINNSGIAKTNGAIAGDVKYRDVNGDGVINENDRHIIGSPTPDYYWGFTNTFSYKGFDLSVFFQGQKGGYSYALLGRAIDRTGMGTTTNVMGNWANRWRSDENPGDGKTPRLDGTTGSLLDTRWLYDATYIQLKNVTLGYNFEQELANKLKISNLRIYVSLENVWRKDHYYGGYNPESVQSDGTDYGAYPNAKVYMMGLNFNF, encoded by the coding sequence ATGAAGAAATCCATAATAACGCTGGGTATTTTAATAGGTACCTCAGGTTTTGTCTTATCACAGGAAAAACAAACGGCCGGTACAGCCAGGAATCAGGACACTCTACGGAACTCCAATAATAAGACCCAAGACATTGAAGAAGTGGTGGTCATCGCTTACGGTACGCAGAAAAAAGGAGAAGTTACAGGCGCTGTCGGCAGGGTAAGTGCCGGAAGCTTCAAGGACCGCCCCATTGCAAGGGTTGATCAGGCTCTGACGGGCCAGATTGCCGGGGTCAAGACACGGACCACTTCGGGAAAACCCGGAGAACCTTTAGAAATCAGGGTGCGTGGCAGTGCATCCATCTCTGCAAGCAATTCCCCGCTTTATGTGGTGGACGGAATGGTGGCTGATGATATGTCAAATGTTTCCCCGGATGATGTGCAATCGATTGAAGTGTTGAAAGATGCCGCTTCCACGGCCATGTACGGATCCAGAGGTTCTAACGGGATTGTGATCGTAACTACCAAAAGAGGAGTATCAGGGAAACCTTCATTTTCATTTTCCCAGTATTACGGTGTCCAGACCATCGAAAAAAAACTGGATATCATGAACAGTTCGGAATGGATTGATTATGCTACCGAATCCATTAATAAAAGATGGGTAGCTTTAGCGCCGGGAAACTCCGCATCAGACAGTTATGCGGTAAGAGCCAATTATTTCAATCTGGCAAATACCACCAATTATAACTTAGCGAATGTCAATTTTATGGTTGATCCCCGCTGGGGAACCGACCAGGTGGCGTACATAGACTGGCAGGATGCTTTCTACCGTCCGGCAGCCATCCAGAATTACCAGTTGTCTGTAAGAGGAGGCAGCAAGGATGTGAAATATGCAATTTCCGCGGCGTATTTCGATCAGGAGGGCCTGGCTGTCAATACCGGGTTCAGCAGGGTTAACCTGAGTGCCGTTGTTGACGTAAATATCTCAGATAAATGGAAGGCCGGAATCACATTGAGGCCAAGCTATTCCAGAAGCTACGGAGCTGCGGTGGATGGAAAAGACAATGAAGCCCATAAAATGCTTTCGATGGTACCCGTGGCAGAACTGTCAGCAGGCGTTTATACCAATTTCTGGAAAAACGACCGGTACCGCTGGGCCAGCTCCTCGCAAAGCCCGGTCGGGGTATTAGAAAATACGACAAACAATACCAATGAATTCAGGTTGCTGTCCAGCCTTTATATGTCTTATGATATTACCCCCAATCTGAATTTTAAAATTTCAGGGGGCGCAACCAATAACTTTAATCTCAACAACAGCTATACCCCAACGTTCAACCTGATCACCAATATCCCGGGGCAGGTAAGCATAGCCAGCCGCCGAACGGTAAATTACAACAGATACCTGGGAGAAGCCCTGTTAAATTATAAAAAGACCTTTGGGAACCACAGTGTGGCTGCCCTTGCCGGCTACAGTGCAGAAAATTACAGGACGACAGGCCAGTATAATAGGAATAAAGGCTTTCCCAATGACGATTTAAAAACATTTAACTTCACCCAGTCTGCATCGGTATTAAATTCAGAATATACGGCTTCAGAACGGATGCTGATCTCATTATTCGGCCGTGTAAACTATGATTACAAAAAGAAATACCTGCTGTTTGCCAGTATCCGCAGAGACGGTTCTTCCCGATTCGGATGGAATAATCTTTACGGGACTTTTGCAGCATTCGGCAGTGCATGGAAAATGGATGAGGAAGAATTTTTAAAGGATAAAACCTGGCTGAGCAACTTAAAACTGAGATACAGCTGGGGAGAAAACGGAAACGATAACATCGGAGATTACCGGGCTTTCGGTACACTGGCTGGCGGAAATTATTCATTTGGCGGAGGTTTATCAAACGGTTTGATACCCACTACCATTCCCAATCCTGATTTAACCTGGGAAAAAACACAGTCTTCTGATTTCGGTTTTGAACTGGGGCTCTTCAACAGAATAGATTTTACAGCGGATTATTATATCAAAAAAACCAACGACCTTCTTTTGCAGCAGCCGATTCCTTATGCTACAGGTTACAATATCATGTGGAAGAATGTCGGTTCGGTCCAGAACCGGGGCCTGGAACTGGATTTAAGCACAAAAAACTTAACCGGGGCATTTAAATGGAATACTTCAGCAAATATTGCATTCAACAATAACAAAGTGCTGCAGCTGGGAAGCGACAATGCACCAATATATACCGGTTTCAGCAGCAGTACGAACATTATTAAAGTGGGCGAAGAGCTCAATTCTTTTTACCTGTATGAGGCCATCGGTGTTCTGTCAACCGCAGATATCAACAATTCGGGGATCGCGAAAACAAACGGTGCCATTGCAGGAGACGTTAAATACCGGGATGTAAACGGCGACGGTGTCATCAATGAAAACGACCGCCACATTATCGGGAGCCCTACCCCGGATTACTACTGGGGCTTTACCAATACATTCTCGTACAAAGGATTTGACCTTTCGGTATTTTTTCAGGGGCAGAAAGGCGGATACAGCTATGCTTTGCTGGGCCGTGCCATCGATCGTACCGGGATGGGCACCACCACCAATGTTATGGGCAACTGGGCCAACCGCTGGCGTTCCGATGAGAATCCCGGCGACGGAAAAACGCCGAGGCTTGACGGTACTACGGGAAGTCTTCTTGACACGCGGTGGCTGTACGATGCCACTTACATCCAGCTGAAAAACGTGACCCTGGGATACAATTTTGAACAGGAGCTGGCGAATAAACTGAAAATTTCCAACCTGAGGATTTATGTCAGCCTGGAAAATGTCTGGAGAAAAGACCACTATTACGGGGGTTACAATCCGGAGTCCGTACAGTCAGACGGTACCGATTACGGAGCATATCCCAATGCCAAGGTCTATATGATGGGCTTAAACTTTAACTTTTAA
- a CDS encoding T9SS type A sorting domain-containing protein yields the protein MKKLYMSALSVCTVLGISAQEVLWQKDIKSSTQDFLSQVTTTIDGQYLITGSSIRSNKISSDNKQNQGYDFHLIKLNQQGQEVWEKYFSGKNHDFLSATVNTQEGGFLISGTSYSGKGLDKKDDSKGGSDIWLIRINEFGDELWQKTIGGASDEEARAVIQTTDFGFFVAGNVQNAEKGYGSKDVLIIRLDKNGKEISQLILGGKGLDEVEKMVPTKDGGTLLGIYSRSAAGGSKKTENYGEGDYWIIKLNKDGRVEWEKNFGGKGDDHPRTLALTSTGYLIGGESRSERSGNKSVGIEEGTDLWLISLDERGEEIWQKSYSFKNRDVLMGMSVMTKTQDTRIKSQDITTGILLGGYTQAEQRVETDDETFWMLYLDQNGNEQWRKHVKGEKRQREERLSDIRLNRDGSIILAGTSAEELGKENWKIVKLGDKQIDQLIEKQDIKIYPNPVSDYAYVEIGFDFKEADIVMYDMGGRQLQSVKTKNKVTKINTQNLVQGAYLISVKTAEGKTASAKLIKK from the coding sequence ATGAAAAAACTCTACATGAGTGCACTATCCGTGTGTACGGTTCTGGGCATTTCAGCCCAGGAAGTCCTCTGGCAGAAGGACATCAAATCCTCAACGCAGGATTTCCTATCGCAGGTCACCACTACCATCGACGGGCAATACTTAATTACAGGAAGCAGCATCCGGTCCAATAAAATTTCTTCAGACAATAAGCAAAACCAGGGTTACGATTTTCACCTGATAAAATTAAATCAACAAGGACAAGAAGTCTGGGAAAAATATTTTTCCGGGAAGAACCACGATTTTTTATCGGCTACCGTAAATACACAGGAGGGTGGCTTTTTAATTTCAGGAACCAGTTACTCGGGAAAGGGCTTGGACAAAAAAGACGATTCCAAAGGCGGATCTGATATCTGGCTGATCCGGATTAATGAGTTTGGGGATGAACTGTGGCAGAAAACCATCGGCGGAGCTTCTGATGAAGAAGCCAGGGCAGTGATCCAGACGACTGATTTCGGATTCTTCGTTGCGGGTAATGTACAGAATGCAGAGAAAGGCTACGGCTCCAAAGATGTTTTGATCATCAGGCTGGATAAAAACGGAAAGGAGATTTCGCAGCTTATTCTGGGCGGGAAAGGCCTGGATGAAGTGGAGAAGATGGTCCCGACCAAAGACGGCGGGACTTTACTGGGTATCTATTCAAGAAGCGCTGCAGGAGGGTCAAAGAAAACAGAGAACTATGGCGAAGGCGATTACTGGATCATCAAACTTAACAAAGACGGCAGAGTAGAATGGGAAAAGAATTTTGGCGGCAAGGGCGATGACCATCCAAGGACGCTGGCTTTAACTTCCACCGGCTATCTGATCGGCGGGGAATCCAGGTCGGAAAGATCAGGCAACAAATCGGTTGGGATTGAAGAAGGAACCGACCTGTGGCTCATTTCACTCGATGAAAGAGGCGAAGAGATCTGGCAGAAGTCGTACAGCTTTAAGAACCGGGATGTCTTGATGGGAATGAGTGTGATGACGAAGACACAAGATACAAGAATCAAAAGCCAAGACATTACGACCGGGATTTTACTTGGCGGTTATACTCAGGCTGAGCAAAGGGTAGAGACGGATGATGAAACATTCTGGATGCTGTATCTGGATCAGAACGGAAATGAGCAGTGGCGAAAGCATGTGAAGGGAGAAAAGAGACAGCGAGAAGAGAGACTGTCAGATATTAGGCTTAACCGTGACGGCTCCATTATCCTGGCCGGCACCAGTGCTGAAGAACTTGGGAAAGAAAACTGGAAGATCGTGAAGCTGGGCGACAAGCAGATTGACCAACTGATCGAGAAGCAGGATATTAAGATCTACCCGAACCCGGTGAGTGATTATGCGTATGTGGAGATCGGATTTGACTTTAAGGAAGCGGATATTGTGATGTATGATATGGGCGGAAGGCAGCTTCAAAGTGTGAAAACCAAAAACAAAGTGACAAAGATTAATACCCAAAATCTGGTTCAGGGAGCTTACCTGATATCGGTAAAAACGGCTGAAGGAAAAACGGCGAGTGCTAAACTGATTAAGAAATAA
- a CDS encoding type 1 glutamine amidotransferase domain-containing protein, with translation MDKKVLFVLTSHDELGNTGLKTGFWTEELAAPYYQLADNGVEITLASPKGGLPPIDPKSEDPSAQTDATRRMDHDPVLKEKLKNTHPLSEVKSGDFDAVFYPGGHGPLWDLAEDAVSRQLIVDFYVSGKPVALVCHAPGVLKDVKIDGEYLVNGKNVTGFTNTEEDAVQLTDIVPFLVEDMLKANGGTYSKTEDWSPYAVVDGRLITGQNPASSEKVAEELLKMI, from the coding sequence ATGGACAAAAAAGTTTTATTTGTGCTTACGAGCCACGATGAATTGGGAAACACCGGTCTGAAAACCGGATTCTGGACGGAAGAACTGGCAGCTCCCTACTATCAGTTAGCCGATAACGGCGTTGAAATTACTTTGGCATCGCCTAAAGGAGGGCTTCCGCCGATTGATCCTAAAAGTGAAGACCCGTCTGCCCAGACCGATGCGACCCGCAGAATGGATCATGATCCTGTTTTAAAGGAGAAACTTAAGAATACACATCCTTTATCAGAAGTAAAAAGCGGAGATTTCGATGCGGTATTCTACCCCGGCGGACACGGGCCTCTCTGGGATTTGGCCGAAGATGCCGTTTCCCGTCAGCTGATTGTTGATTTTTATGTCTCCGGCAAGCCTGTGGCATTGGTATGCCATGCACCCGGCGTTTTGAAAGATGTTAAAATTGACGGAGAATACCTGGTAAACGGTAAAAACGTGACGGGCTTTACCAATACGGAAGAAGATGCCGTACAGCTGACGGATATTGTTCCTTTCCTGGTTGAAGATATGCTGAAAGCAAACGGCGGAACCTACAGCAAAACAGAAGACTGGAGTCCTTACGCTGTAGTTGACGGAAGGTTAATTACAGGGCAAAATCCTGCATCCTCTGAAAAAGTGGCTGAAGAGTTACTGAAAATGATCTGA
- a CDS encoding TonB-dependent receptor, translated as MNRKIQILSILFLGISSAAFSQIREEKLILNKKREPEVRKIEKKKTSVETIKNYPPEEKSQNPVQYTITDVPAVSDFKTSTIQGQDVTPKFEGSVQNNYVQFGMGNYGKILGDANISKTLENKIEVGLDAHFLSTQGLKKDYPWDSKQSSTTLGAFLNSYGDKGKFNLNAEYGLNSYNYYGIYALEPGDVDLDQRVNQFKVNGYYDFYSNEILNDIRVKSSFLKDHFDAQENQVSVLANLSKHAVEIGKSGINLNADLGVGLEAVKSEFAIVDNNSSNFVNISLAPKVTFRKGESYLMLGSSFSFLNSKNSNVLMAEQMKNNKTYWFPQAEFQYAAAQEFKFYGGVDGGLKLNTYADLLQQNPFIVSDQYLRPTETKYHFYAGLRGDIDETFKYDVSAGYGKMGNIMFFRANDLFDYTSVSRSAYNYANTFSAIYDDGNVSDVKGSLQYFPLANLILDAEVKFTKFDLKNYEDIYNIPLFNASIGAKYTMLDQKLLLGFKGIFASDRTTNSFVLEGVGSPLVYQSAEDTHDIVGGYADINLSAEYKVHKNFSIFAIGNNLLSSKYQTYKGYKVLGAQVLGGVKITF; from the coding sequence ATGAACAGGAAAATTCAAATATTATCTATATTATTCTTAGGGATCTCGTCGGCTGCGTTTTCCCAGATCAGAGAAGAGAAACTGATCCTTAATAAAAAAAGGGAACCGGAGGTAAGGAAGATCGAAAAAAAGAAAACTTCGGTGGAGACCATTAAAAACTATCCGCCGGAAGAAAAATCGCAGAATCCCGTGCAGTATACCATTACGGATGTTCCTGCGGTATCAGACTTCAAGACGTCCACCATTCAGGGCCAGGACGTAACACCGAAGTTTGAAGGTTCGGTTCAGAACAACTATGTCCAGTTCGGAATGGGGAATTACGGGAAGATCCTCGGGGATGCCAACATTTCAAAAACACTGGAAAATAAAATTGAAGTGGGATTGGATGCGCATTTCCTTTCAACACAGGGCCTGAAAAAAGACTATCCGTGGGATTCCAAACAGAGCTCTACCACTTTGGGAGCCTTTCTTAATTCTTACGGGGACAAAGGAAAGTTTAATTTAAATGCCGAATACGGCTTAAACAGCTATAATTATTACGGTATTTATGCCCTGGAGCCCGGAGATGTGGACCTTGACCAGCGGGTGAACCAGTTTAAGGTAAACGGATACTACGATTTTTATTCCAATGAAATCCTGAATGACATCAGGGTGAAATCTTCCTTTTTAAAAGACCATTTCGATGCCCAGGAAAACCAGGTTTCGGTATTGGCTAATTTATCAAAGCATGCGGTTGAAATCGGGAAATCCGGGATTAACCTGAATGCTGATCTGGGGGTAGGGCTGGAAGCTGTAAAAAGCGAGTTTGCCATTGTTGATAATAATTCAAGCAACTTCGTCAATATCAGTCTGGCCCCGAAAGTGACCTTCAGAAAAGGGGAGTCGTACCTGATGCTGGGTTCGTCATTCTCATTCCTGAACTCAAAAAATTCGAATGTCTTGATGGCAGAGCAGATGAAGAATAACAAAACGTATTGGTTCCCGCAGGCGGAATTCCAATATGCCGCTGCCCAGGAATTCAAGTTTTACGGCGGTGTGGACGGTGGCCTGAAGCTGAATACGTATGCCGATCTGTTACAGCAGAATCCCTTCATTGTTTCTGACCAGTACCTGAGACCTACTGAAACCAAATATCATTTCTATGCAGGTTTAAGGGGAGATATTGACGAAACTTTTAAATACGATGTTTCCGCAGGGTACGGGAAAATGGGGAATATCATGTTCTTCAGGGCAAACGATTTATTTGACTATACTTCCGTCAGCCGTTCGGCCTATAATTATGCAAATACGTTCTCTGCGATTTATGATGACGGAAACGTAAGCGATGTTAAAGGAAGCCTGCAGTATTTTCCTCTGGCCAACCTGATACTGGATGCAGAGGTGAAATTTACCAAGTTTGACCTTAAAAATTATGAAGATATCTACAATATTCCGCTGTTTAATGCCTCAATCGGGGCAAAATATACCATGCTGGACCAAAAATTATTGCTTGGTTTTAAAGGGATTTTTGCCAGCGACAGAACCACGAATTCGTTTGTGCTTGAGGGAGTTGGGAGCCCGTTGGTGTACCAGTCTGCAGAGGATACCCATGACATAGTTGGGGGGTATGCTGATATAAATCTTTCCGCAGAGTATAAAGTTCACAAAAATTTCAGTATTTTTGCCATCGGAAACAATCTTCTGAGCTCAAAATACCAGACGTACAAAGGCTACAAAGTTCTTGGTGCACAGGTTTTGGGAGGCGTGAAGATTACTTTCTAA
- a CDS encoding RagB/SusD family nutrient uptake outer membrane protein, with translation MKITKINASYLPSPVRSLTKALLCGTLMLGMAGCEKDLLLEPENNITQNSFYTTELQISQALSGVYSAMVNASSRGGYDVNFYLLASEVRSNNFNAISQNGNRDYYAINRFQDTSSTDEIEILWEDAYQQISYANTLLSRIDAVPFADPALKEQYRSEARFLRAYAYFELMRIFGKVPLIDKPVSPEEAAKIPRTDLATLYNFITSEIEASVAGLKNVYDAANKGRITKFAAHAMLGRMYLTGSGYPLNNGSYAQKAKEHLFTVIQGEGQFVTFAPNYADLFKSANDNKYHIFEIQHISGGLSQGSYLPSYVSPNFGTADPYYNAQGSLYSPAELGVSQSLINAYEPGDLRLPLTVRTSFIAQNGQPDNANFFVKFREKGMVITNRYDWPINFPVIRYADVLLMYAEILNNQGNTSAAVPYLNRIRQRAGLAPVPASISASDFTTALRKERRVEFAGEGVYWHDLVRWNTGVAVINQAAAQLNYNYTITTNDYLYQVPLSQIQVAGYDQNP, from the coding sequence ATGAAAATCACTAAAATAAATGCGTCCTATTTACCGTCACCTGTGAGATCTCTTACAAAAGCATTGCTATGCGGCACCCTGATGCTGGGAATGGCCGGCTGCGAAAAGGACCTGCTGCTGGAACCGGAAAACAACATTACCCAGAACTCTTTTTATACCACCGAGCTGCAGATCAGCCAGGCTTTGTCAGGGGTCTACTCCGCTATGGTGAACGCCTCATCCCGGGGAGGCTATGACGTTAATTTTTACTTACTGGCATCAGAAGTCCGTTCCAATAACTTCAATGCCATCTCGCAGAACGGAAACAGGGATTATTATGCCATCAACCGTTTTCAGGATACCTCATCTACCGATGAGATCGAAATCCTCTGGGAAGATGCCTACCAACAGATTTCTTATGCCAACACGCTTTTGTCCAGAATTGATGCAGTGCCGTTTGCGGATCCTGCACTGAAGGAGCAATACCGTTCTGAAGCCCGTTTCCTGAGAGCCTATGCTTATTTTGAGCTGATGCGTATTTTCGGGAAAGTCCCTCTTATTGATAAACCCGTGAGTCCTGAAGAAGCTGCCAAAATACCGAGAACAGATCTGGCTACACTTTATAATTTCATTACTTCAGAAATTGAGGCCTCTGTAGCCGGTTTAAAAAATGTCTATGATGCAGCGAACAAAGGAAGGATTACAAAATTTGCGGCCCATGCCATGTTGGGCAGAATGTACCTTACCGGATCCGGTTATCCGCTCAATAACGGTTCGTATGCTCAAAAAGCAAAAGAGCATTTGTTTACAGTCATTCAGGGAGAAGGCCAGTTTGTGACGTTTGCTCCCAATTATGCAGATCTGTTCAAAAGTGCCAACGACAACAAATACCATATTTTCGAGATCCAGCACATCAGCGGAGGCCTGTCGCAGGGTTCTTACCTGCCAAGTTATGTTTCACCGAATTTCGGGACGGCTGATCCTTATTATAACGCGCAGGGCAGCTTATACAGTCCTGCCGAACTGGGGGTTTCCCAGTCACTGATTAATGCATATGAACCCGGAGACCTGAGGCTTCCTCTAACCGTCAGGACCAGCTTCATTGCACAGAACGGACAGCCCGATAATGCTAATTTTTTCGTGAAGTTCCGCGAAAAAGGCATGGTGATTACCAACCGTTATGACTGGCCCATCAACTTCCCGGTTATACGGTATGCCGATGTCCTTTTGATGTATGCGGAAATTTTAAATAATCAGGGCAATACAAGCGCTGCGGTCCCTTATTTAAACAGGATCCGCCAGAGGGCAGGGCTCGCTCCGGTTCCGGCTTCAATATCCGCTTCCGACTTTACCACGGCGCTCCGTAAAGAAAGAAGGGTGGAATTTGCCGGCGAAGGGGTTTACTGGCATGACCTGGTCCGTTGGAATACGGGAGTAGCCGTAATCAACCAGGCTGCTGCACAGCTCAATTATAATTATACCATTACCACAAATGATTATTTATATCAGGTCCCTCTATCCCAGATTCAGGTGGCCGGATATGACCAGAATCCTTAA
- a CDS encoding Crp/Fnr family transcriptional regulator encodes MNKLFSTLMNSALRKHFEEIIPLTDEESGYLDPFFKTKKLKKHQYLIQENEPVTHLYFVVKGLLKASLTDKEGKEHIIQFAVENWWISDFQAFYNNVPSVTNIHCLEDVEVCGISKEDLEKMCSENHKLEHFFRIKNSFGYVALQQRILSLLTTHAKERFEQFSDQYPQLLQRIPKTIIASYLGVSRETLSRIQKKV; translated from the coding sequence ATGAATAAATTATTCAGTACACTGATGAATTCCGCACTAAGAAAACATTTTGAAGAAATCATACCGCTCACGGATGAAGAATCCGGATATCTTGATCCCTTTTTTAAAACTAAAAAGCTGAAGAAGCACCAGTACCTGATCCAGGAAAACGAACCGGTCACGCATCTTTATTTTGTTGTTAAAGGCCTTCTCAAAGCATCCCTGACTGATAAAGAAGGTAAGGAACACATCATACAGTTTGCCGTTGAAAACTGGTGGATTTCAGATTTTCAGGCTTTCTATAATAATGTGCCGTCTGTAACCAATATCCATTGTCTTGAAGATGTGGAAGTATGTGGTATTTCAAAAGAAGATCTAGAAAAGATGTGCTCGGAAAACCATAAACTTGAACATTTTTTCAGGATCAAAAACAGTTTCGGCTATGTTGCGCTACAGCAGAGGATTCTTTCCCTGCTTACCACCCATGCAAAAGAAAGATTTGAGCAGTTTTCAGATCAGTATCCGCAGCTGCTGCAGAGGATTCCCAAAACCATCATCGCTTCTTATTTAGGCGTTTCCCGAGAAACCCTGAGCCGGATCCAGAAAAAAGTGTGA